In one Dermatophagoides farinae isolate YC_2012a chromosome 4, ASM2471394v1, whole genome shotgun sequence genomic region, the following are encoded:
- the LOC124490860 gene encoding LOW QUALITY PROTEIN: uncharacterized protein LOC124490860 (The sequence of the model RefSeq protein was modified relative to this genomic sequence to represent the inferred CDS: deleted 1 base in 1 codon), with amino-acid sequence MEEQIERLRKDFHDDENKLRKQYEEECRLLEEHMEKEIAMEKTYMENCTEIEIGKLKEEVESKIDTLNKNRYQSLSTNETASDGENNEVMEKNRGRIDQELARDREIFEQQCKERRQRFEDQMKILLAAADQKRIETLKREIVPLVKANGMIRITDETLLETRYRLKFTRNAVKSGQSWALYRAQFQDKQVVCRVTVLSKIPNEIRMNLDHSTKCQRFLCEKQRQSDSNYFVQLHEIFSTEQKIYVIQNEFDSMTLLNVVQQQQQQQHQPRRQSSQRSATTIINYDEEDVRKWLRQLCDAMNFMHSMAIAHLNLRLDNIIFDERRNIRLIGLSRTFCYFNLDQEKFIKASRVSPSIFYDHLPAECFEGEFDPCRADVWSFGLLIYEMETHVNPRKQALTKDKSRASRTSLKKNIDRREFKNPTFDFDKIRNQSLRQSVRLMLDNQSACTRPTFSEIRSNEYFQSQQQ; translated from the exons AAATCGAACGTTTACGTAAagattttcatgatgatgagaataaatTACGAAAACAATATGAAGAAGAATGTCGATTATTGGAAGAACATATGGAAAAAGAGATTGCAATGGAGAAAACTTATATGGAAAATTGTacagaaattgaaattggaaaattaaaAGAAGAAGTTGAATCTAAAATCGATACATTGAATAAGAATCgttatcaatcattatcaacaaatgaaacgGCTAGTGACGGTGAGAATAATGAggtaatggaaaaaaatcgtggACGTATCGACCAGGAATTGGCACGTGATCGTGAAatatttgaacaacaatgtAAAGAACGACGGCAACGTTTTGAAGATcagatgaaaatattgttgGCCGCTGCTGATCAGAAACGAATCGAAACACTTAAACGAGAAATAGTTCCATTAGTTAAAGCCAATGGAATGATTCGAATAACTGATGAAACACTACTGGAAACACGTTATCGATTGAAATTTACACGTAACGCCGTTAAATCCGGTCAATCATGGGCATTGTATCGGGCACAATTTCAAGATAAACAGGTTGTTTGTCGTGTAACGGTTTTATCGaaaattccaaatgaaattag AATGAATCTCGATCACTCAACAAAATGTCAACGATTCTTGTGtgaaaaacaacgacaatcgGATTCtaattattttgttcaattacatgaaatattttcaactGAGCAGAAAATCTACGTCATTcagaatgaatttgattcgatgacATTGTTGAACGTTgtacaacagcaacagcagcagcaacaccAACCACGACGTCAATCATCACAACGATCAGCCACAACGATTATAAATTATGATGAGGAAGACGTACGAAAATGGCTTCGACAATTATGTGATGCAATGAATTTTATGCATTCAATGGCTATAGCACATCTAAATCTACGTTTGGATAATATTATATTCGATGAACGGCGaaatattcgattgattggtCTAAGCCGTACATTCTGTTATTTTAATTTGGACCAGGAAAAATTCATC AAAGCTAGTCGTGTATCACCAAGTATTTTCTATGATCATTTACCAGCGGAATGTTTTGAAGGTGAATTCGATCCATGTCGGGCTGATGTTTGGAGTTTTGGATTGTTGATATACGAAATGGAAACACATGTGAATCCTCGGAAACAAGCATTGACGAAGGATAAATCACGTGCAAGCCGTAcaagtttgaaaaaaaatattgatcgtcgtgaatttaaaaatccgacatttgattttgataagaTTCGTAATCAATCATTACGACAATCGGTACGATTAATGTTGGATAATCAAAGTGCTTGTACTCGACCAACTTTTAGTGAAATTCGttcgaatgaatattttcaatcacaGCAGCAATAA
- the LOC124490861 gene encoding uncharacterized protein LOC124490861: MIQIRKFSSNIVVVAALVMGVCWCTNNNNNNKNSCIQQQPILSMNLSIIENIIDYGETFLDLQVGSNLTLICTTDINNNDDDNTTEISWILPEFHPYYDTILPEYIQIEERIYRNQTGKPYKRESRLTVIGVEINDVGYYTCTYRKYLHLIHDESIAFRIHGSLNTIYLYVTDFENLFIKSLPVMMAIYGRPGEIGCRPSSSRALIELISVDESSRTHHQISYDKNDDYEWTNSSSSMVIYNSRRGFLLPNLTNDHYICRVYLTKFIEESSFNITSDDNIVIHFTNGVDYATKPIIIPNGQYPYTFVGQSYRLSCSTEKSHSSQIFIKWNFVNQACYEQNSSSSSLSTMIKISDVETIIQSKGKEKVRQNITFINVDRRYDDAQIECIITDVSMARKMTSFSLKIYEKPFLKIIPLSQPNQIYRCNSKWQYEVDIIAIPDDIDLIHLYWYKQPNVMNRSINYGDTRIVLSKQYSLIIDRDHKNHTINNDNIFDPYPNRLIRASIGIKYLSPSDSGDYLLIVDLMDGLLRHNQLFELKVLDCHISDLDDNYIVYILAIAAVIFIMLLFIFLLVNRIRIEKKAKQELEILSINLLQSSNVRNNNNDNDDGGQNGSKIRNLIDPNIPIHEQIDLIRYDHRWEISLENIDFDQTLLLGQGAFGKVYKAIAYGLDQRYTSYAYNTMMMINKNNEMNTENDENDCGTIVAVKMLKNSATMEQLKALSIELKIMNYIGHHINIVNLLGACTSRLIKGELYVLMEYCCHGNLQHFLQTNRDIFIDINYEDDDDDHCDDDEKPKTNLISSLFIDDEEFNNKNDERISWIEMKPYPNNNCSDNKNKNKNNKNFNENEWKTLSTKDLLSFAYQTAKGMDYLASKKVIHRDLAARNVLLCQNGIVKICDFGLAHGGGDVGDDDDNTVKFGDNGKHHNGTTLQERLPVKWMAIESLLERKFNTKSDVWSFGIFLWELFALGMAPYTGINFDARFLDKLQSGYRMKRPRFASQSIYELMLKCWSMDANKRPDFSMLAQFFCRYVNENFLMNYEQISRLYSHINDDDNEVITNDRNETHFYEGLDPTMTTAMANNDNEYLYMSDNQNKNIQSNKFWNKPSSSIIVDCNYVRMESSTIVTTATTTTTTKAAATKSNNIIIRN, encoded by the exons atgattcaaattcgaaaattttcatcgaatattgttgttgttgctgctttGGTGATGGGTGTTTGTTGGtgtaccaacaacaacaacaacaacaaaaattcatgtaTACAGCAGCAACcaattttatcaatgaatttatcgattattgaaaatataattgattatGGTGAAACATTTTTGGATCTACAAGTTGGTTCAAATCTAACATTAATCTGTACAACGGATATTaataacaacgatgatgataatactaCGGAAATTAGCTGGATTCTACCCGAATTTCATCCG TATTATGATACAATTCTACctgaatatattcaaattgaagAACGAATATATCGTAATCAAACGGGAAAACCATACAAACGGGAAAGTCGTTTAACGGTAATCGGTGTCGAAATAAATGATGTTGGATATTATACCTGTACATATCGAAAATATTTACATCTTATTCATGATGAATCGATTGCTTTCAGAATTCATGGTTCATTGAATACTATTTATCTTTATGTAACCg attttgaaaatttattcataaaatCTTTACCAGTTATGATGGCCATCTATGGTCGTCCAGGTGAAATTGGTTgtcgaccatcatcatcacgtgcattgattgaattaataTCGGTGGATGAATCATCACGTACACATCATCAGATTTCctatgataaaaatgatgattatgaatggacaaattcatcatcatcgatggttATTTATAATTCACGTCGTGGATTTCTATTACCAAATCTAactaatgatcattatatttgTCGTGTATATCTTACTAAATTCATTGAAGAATCATCGTTTAATATAACatctgatgataatatcgtaattcattttacaa ATGGCGTCGATTATGCAACGAAACCGATAATTATTCCTAATGGACAGTATCCATATACATTTGTTGGACAATCATATCGGTTAAGTTGTTCAACGGAAAAATCTCATTCAagtcaaatttttattaaatgGAATTTCGTGAATCAAGCTTGTTATGAA caaaattcatcatcatcatcattgtcgacaATGATTAAAATCAGTGATGTTGAAACAATTATTCAAAGTAAAGGAAAGGAAAAAGTTCGTCAAAATATTACGTTCATCAATGTGGATCGCCGTTATGATGATGCACAAATCGAATGTATTATAACCGATGTATCAATGGCTAGAAAAAtgacatcattttcattgaaaatatatg aaaaaccaTTCCTGAAGATTATTCCATTATCAcaaccaaatcaaatttatcgCTGTAATTCTAAGTGGCAGTATGAAGTAGATATAATAGCAATACCGgatgatattgatttgataCATCTATATTGGTATAAACAGCCAAATGTTATGAATCGATCCATCAATTATGGTGATACACGTATTGTATTATCAAAACAatattcattaattattGATCGGGATCATAAAAATCAcacaataaataatgataatatttttgatCCATATCCGAATCGTTTAATACGAGCAAGTATCGGTATAAAATATTTATCGCCATCCGATAGTGGTGATTATCTTCTTATTGTCGATTTGATGGATGGTCTTTTACGTCATAATCAATTGTTTGAGTTGAAAGTTCTTGATTGTCATATAA GCGATCTAGATGATAATTACATTGTATATATTTTAGCCATTGCTGCCGTCATATTCATAATGTTATTGTTCATATTTTTACTTGTAAATCGTATACGTATTGAAAAGAAAGCTAAACAAGAGCTAGAAATTCTTAGCATCAATCTATTACAATCTTCTAATGtacgaaataataataatgataatgatgatggtggccaAAATGGATCAAAGATTCGAAATCTAATTGATCCAAACATACCGATACATGAACAGATTGATCTAATCCGTTATGATCATCGTTGGGAAATatcattggaaaatattgattttgatcaaacaCTATTATTGGGACAAGGTGCATTCGGTAAAGTATATAAAGCAATTGCATATGGACTTGATCAACGTTATACGTCGTATGCTTAtaatacgatgatgatgatcaataaaaataatgaaatgaataccgaaaatgatgaaaatgattgcgGAACAATAGTTGCTGtgaaaatgttaaaaaaTTCTGCTACAATGGAACAATTGAAAGCATTATCCATTGAATTGAAGATAATGAATTATATTGGTCATCATATTAATATTGTCAATTTACTTGGTGCATGTACTTCACGTTTAATCAAAGGTGAATTATATGTTTTAATGGAATATTGTTGTCATGGAAATCTACAACATTTTCTACAAACCAATCGCGATATATTTATTGATATTAATTacgaggatgatgatgatgatcattgcgatgatgatgaaaaaccaaaaaccaatctaatatcatcattattcattgatgatgaagaatttaataataaaaatgatg AAAGAATTTCATGGATAGAAATGAAACCTtatccaaataataattgttctGATAAtaagaacaaaaataaaaacaacaaaaactttaatgaaaatgaatggaaaacatTGTCAACAAAAGATTTACTTAGTTTTGCATATCAAACCGCTAAAGGAATGGATTATTTGGCTAGTAAAaag GTAATCCATAGAGATTTGGCCGCGCGTAACGTTCTTTTGTGTCAAAATGGGATTGTAAAAATATGTGATTTTGGTCTTGCacatggtggtggtgatgtcggcgatgatgatgataatactgTAAAATTTGGTGACAATGGTAAACATCATAATGGAACAACATTGCAAGAACGTTTACCAGTGAAATGGATG gcaatcgaatcattattggaaagaaaatttaatacAAAATCTGATGTATGGTCATTTGGTATATTTCTTTGGGAATTATTTGCACTTGGTATGGCACCATATACtggaataaattttgatGCTCGGTTTTTGGACAAATTACAATCCGGTTATCGTATGAAAAGACCTAGATTTGCATCACAATCAAT CTATGAATTAATGTTGAAATGCTGGTCGATGGATGCGAATAAAAGACCcgatttttcaatgttagcccaatttttttgccgttatgtaaatgaaaattttctcatg aATTACGAACAAATTTCACGATTATATAGccatattaatgatgatgacaacgaaGTGATCACCAATGATCGAAATGAAACACATTTCTATGAAGGATTAGATCCAACAATGACAACGGCGATGgcgaataatgataatgaatatttatACATGTCGGATaatcagaataaaaatattcaatcaaataaattttggaacaaaccttcatcatcaatcattgtcGATTGTAATTATGTTCGTATGGAATCATCGACCATAgtaacaacagcaacaacaacaacaacaacaaaagccgCAGCCACTAAATCgaacaatattattattcggaATTaa
- the LOC124489856 gene encoding uncharacterized protein LOC124489856 has translation MLDFLKKQIQAMMPSEYWIALVDKYWNTFAVMIVMAPIIWLHFTRIMAFSDWNHYNCLAKCMFIVYLVFVYIVHELLRIIVVKIINKELTVTELMASMKQCFMATKQFIIEHPFVVCIIDKLKRIRSQSNDMMESITKTATVTSIDKQK, from the coding sequence atgcttgattttctcaaaaaacaaatccaaGCAATGATGCCATCAGAATATTGGATTGCTTTAGTGGACAAATATTGGAATACATTTGCCGTCATGATTGTAATGGCACCGATTATATGGTTACATTTTACACGTATAATGGCCTTTAGTGATTGgaatcattataattgttTAGCTAAATGTATGTTCATTGTCTATTTGGTTTTCGTATACATTGTACATGAATTATTACGTATAATTGTTGTTAAAATCATAAACAAAGAATTAACCGTAACCGAATTGATGGCTTCAATGAAACAATGTTTTATggcaacaaaacaatttatcattgaacATCCATTTGTCGTATGTATCATagataaattgaaaagaatacGATCCCAATCCAATGATATGATGGAATCGATcacaaaaacagcaacagtGACATCGATTGATAagcaaaaatga
- the LOC124490247 gene encoding uncharacterized protein LOC124490247 — protein MTTIGEMLIDHQQPIKFHKHRNHHHHHHNHNYYYSSSSSTTTTQSLFDNLFMNTTTTTTAIDDDEINDRLTLFFNNKNNSNNFNFQSLSNYLIDGEHHDIDDDDHNHNISATLNNLRKYIMNPDNYSPSYRATLTRRNTLIITFYLTIVIISLFGNLIVCYVVFKRKPLRISTNLLMTNLALSDLMMTVVNIPFNIARILLNEWPFGSILCIFVPLVQVTSVYVSTLTMTIIAIDRYQAILNPLHKRITTTLRTSTIIIVIWIAAALFSTPNVIFNRVVQIGGHLNRCRAIYPKPVLSYRRYVTLFTFLTQYALPLSITAIAYIRISFYIWHKLIRPNTSDENLDNDNNCVMKTMTKTTNAAAAASNNNHSAAAIFKKDSIESAMVPTVIHNNNDQQQNYHSQNKQSKHRSIALTNLSKYHASIHTLRERSRRKSIKMLALVVAVFSICWLPLNIFHLNSDFSSSNRISDPNIFFICHWFAMSSVCYNPFIYFWLNHHYRQEIKHLVRYLNILCMKQHRCRRSTPTATTTVAAATIQVANRHSMIEPAIVMDDGDRNDEHRKHSSPSLLNNQKTIGYQHSNHHHYPLHHSFHGHYHHRLNNQILRPIKEKFIDDNNNNNEQINKIDDDNNQNLNVPKNCDKFNCKIICHTRFVDDDNNQMINSNVDDNDHSDDESQVKITFNLHHDEKSTINE, from the exons ATGACGACCATTGGCGAAATGTTgatcgatcatcaacaaccaataaaatttcataaacatcgaaatcatcatcatcatcatcataatcataattattattattcatcatcatcatcaacaacgacaacacaatcattatttgacAATCTTTTTATGaatacaacgacaacaacaacagcaattgatgatgatgaaattaatgatagattaacattattttttaataataaaaataatagtaataatttcaattttcaatcattatcaaattatttaattGATGGTGAACATCatgacattgatgatgatgatcataatcataatatatcagcaacattgaataatttgcgtaaatatataatgaatCCAGATAATTATTCACCATCATATCGTGCAACATTAACACGTCGTAATACATTGATTATAACATTCTATTTAACGATTGtcattatatcattattCGGTAATCTAATCGTTTGTTATGTTGTATTCAAACGTAAACCGTTACGTATATCGACCAATCTTTTAATGACAAATCTAGCATTATCTGATCTAATGATGACCGTTGTTAATATTCCATTTAATATTGcaagaattttattaaatGAATGGCCATTCGGTTCGATTCTTTGTATATTTGTACCATTGGTGCAGGTGACCTCTGt atatgtatcaacattaacaatgacaatcattGCAATTGATCGTTATCAGGCAATTTTGAATCCATTACATAAAcgtataacaacaacattacgaacatcaacaataattattGTAATATGGATTGCTGCTGCATTATTTTCAACACCAAATGTTATATTTAATCGTGTCGTACAAATTGGTGGCCATCTAAACCGTTGTCGTGCCATATATCCAAAACCAGTATTATCCTATCGACGTTATGTAACATTATTTACATTTCTAACACAATATGCATTACCATTATCGATAACGGCCATTGCATATATTCGTATTAGTTTTTATATATGGCATAAATTAATACGACCAAACACaagtgatgaaaatttagataatgataataattgcgtaatgaaaacaatgacaaaaacaacaaatgcagcagcagcagcatcaaataataatcattcagCAGCAGCCATTTTTAAAAAGGATTCCATCGAAAGTGCAATGGTGCCTACGgttattcataataataatgatcaacaacaaaattatcattcacaaaacaaacaaagcaAACATCGATCAATAGCATTGACAAATTTATCTAAATATCATGCTAGTATCCATACATTACGTGAAAGATCACGtcgaaaatcaattaaaatgcTTGCATtagttgttgctgttttctCAATCTGTTGGTTaccattgaatatatttcatttaaattcagATTTCTCATCAAGTAATCGTATTAGTGATccaaatatatttttcatttgtcattGGTTTGCAATGTCATCAGTGTGTTataatccattcatttatttttggctCAATCACCATTATCGTCAGGAGATTAAACATTTAGTACGTTATCTGAATATTCTTTGTATGAAACAacatcgttgtcgtcgttcaACTCCAACGGCTACGACAACAGTAGCTGCAGCAACCATCCAAGTAGCAAATcgtcattcaatgattgaaccAGCTATAGTAatggatgatggtgatcGTAATGATGAACATAGGAAACATTcgtcaccatcattattaaataatCAGAAAACAATTGGCTATcaacattcaaatcatcatcattatccactTCATCATAGTTTTCatggccattatcatcatcgattaaataatcaaatattacgaccaattaaagaaaaattcatcgatgacaataacaacaacaatgaacaaataaataagattgatgatgataataatcaaaatttaaatgtgccaaaaaattgtgataaattcaattgtaaaATTATTTGCCATACAcgttttgttgatgatgataataatcaaatgatcaattcgaatgttgatgataatgatcatagtgatgatgaatctcaAGTGAAAATCACATTCAATTtacatcatgatgaaaaatcaacaatcaatgaatga
- the LOC124491197 gene encoding neprilysin-2 has translation MTNTNNISNKMKLQLFENIIMNKYSIVYTIILSLTISTAISVPVDIKTEIVDESLLTNDNNNDSSTICLTNECMSFSEKFLSSIDPEVDPCDNFYQFACGRWILEHPIPKYRDLWDQFQLFALSIQNHLKKHLESKTTVKPNSNLTIIYDKLYEFYHGCIDTKQRNKNGYGPIYQIITEIGGWPMLDGHHWKQQQQQQNQFHSNRYRWEHAYIILAQLDQEYLIGIEPIIDFRNTSKIIIKLGPPYKTSENIINLMKSESSSSIKNVDGDDPLDQSKQLYMKMLKELRQNRPNSNESDNQLNDDELLADIGALIDLQFKLQDSASPRHSMSYYQNHYEKHLINISTIKANIDFDISSILEGIFGRNFTDDELLFVPDIEYLKRLSPLLLETPDRVLANYLAANMAFQLSRHTTIKMVELLVSKLDAIEVLPNICYMETSNYMPELLGKLYIDLYFDQNIRENIRSMAQMLRDSFRQLLKESEWMDASTIDEAVKKLDSMAMNIGYPDWYNNDTFIMEKYLFMYEGINSTNYIQSVINVSRKRQYLSHELLNNEIITIPNSSDHPAMLSWPRRQIIDVNAFYYFTTNGVYLPAGIIQDGIYLADLPDAITFGSIGMILGHEMTHAFDNSGQLYDEHGELRNWWTNNTRKLFAEKADCFVDQYSNFSINSAKVNGVQTLAENIADNGGLREAYRAFKTFKHENNLRLPGAMSKYTQDQLFFISFAHMWCTNMDQNAAINLINTSVHSPPSVRVQGSLANFEQFAHTFNCSSNTTMNPERKCVLW, from the exons atgacaaacacCAACAATATcagcaacaaaatgaaattacaattattcgaaaacattattatgaacaaatattcgattgtttatacaattattttatcattgacTATTTCTACTGCAATCAGTGTACCAGTTGATATCAAAACagaaattgttgatgaatcattattaacgaatgataataataatgattcatcaacaatttgtctaacaaatgaatgtatgAGTTTCA gcgaaaaatttctatcatcaatcgatccaGAAGTGGATCCATGtgataatttttatcaatttgcTTGTGGCCGTTGGATATTGGAACATCCAATACCAAAATATCGTGATCTTTGGGATCAATTTCAGCTATTTGCATTATCCATACAGAATCATCTGAAAA AACATCTTGAAAGTAAAACAACAGTGAAACCAAATTCAAATCTAACAATTATCTATGACAAATTATATGAATTCTATCATGGATGTATTGATACAA AACAACGCAATAAGAATGGTTATGGTCCAATCTATCAGATTATCACTGAAATAGGTGGTTGGCCAATGTTAGATGGCCATCAttggaaacaacaacaacaacaacagaatcaatTCCATTCTAATCGATATAGATGGGAACACGCATATATAATATTGGCACAATTAGATCAAGAATATTTGATTGGTATCGAaccaatcattgattttcgCAATACAagtaaaatcattatcaaa CTTGGACCACCATATAAAACATCAGAAAATATAATTAATCTGATGAAATCtgaatcatcgtcatcgataaaaaatgttgatggtgatgatccaCTTGATCAAAGTAAACaattatatatgaaaatgttgaaagaATTACGACAAAATCGACCAAATAGTAATGAAAGcgacaatcaattgaatgatgatgaattattggcCGATATCGGagcattgattgatttacaaTTTAAACTACAAGATAGTGCTAGTCCAAGACATTCAATGTCATATTATCAGAATCATTATGAAAAACACTTGATCAATATATCGACAATAAAAGCGAATATTGATTTCGATATATCATCCATATTGGAAGGTATATTTGGTCGTAATTTTAccgatgatgaattgttATTCGTACCTGATATTGAATATCTAAAACGATTAAGTCCATTATTACTTGAAACACCAGATCG AGTATTAGCTAATTATTTGGCTGCAAATATGGCTTTTCAGTTAAGTCGCCatacaacaatcaaaatggtTGAATTATTAGTATCGAAATTAGATGCAATAGAAGTATTGCCAAACATTTGCTATATGGAAACATCAAATTATATGCCAGAATTATTGGGtaaattatatattgatctttattttgatcaaaatataCGTGAAAATATTCGATCAATGGCACAAATGTTACGAGATTCATTTCGACAATTACTTAAAGAAagtgaatggatggatgctAGTACGATTGATGAGGCggtaaaaaaattggattcaatGGCAATGAACATTGGCTATCCTGATTGGTATAATAACGATACATTTATTATGGAAAAATATCTATTTATG TATGAAGGTatcaattcaacaaattaCATTCAATCAGTGATTAATGTAAGCCGTAAACGGCAATATTTATCACATGAATTGcttaataatgaaatcataACCATACCCAATTCATCGGATCATCCAGCCATGTTGAG TTGGCCAAGAAGACAGATAATTGACGTGAATGCATTCTATTATTTCACTACAAATGGTGTCT ATCTACCCGCAGGTATCATACAGGATGGTATTTATCTTGCCGATTTACCTGa tGCAATAACATTCGGTTCGATCGGTATGATATTGGGTCATGAAATGACACATGCATTCGATAATAGCG GTCAACTATATGATGAACATGGTGAACTGAGAAATTGGTGGACGAATAACacaagaaaattatttgccGAAAAAGccgattgttttgttgatcaatattccaatttttcaatcaattctgcAAAG GTAAATGGTGTTCAAACATTGGCCGAAAATATTGCTGACAATGGTGGATTACGTGAAGCGTATCGT GCATTTAAAACATTtaaacatgaaaataatttacgTTTACCTGGTGCCATGTCTAAATATACACAggatcaattatttttcatttcatttgcaCAT ATGTGGTGTACGAATATGGACCAGAATGCAGCTATCAATCTAATCAATACTAGTGTACATAGTCCACCATCGGTTCGTGTACAAGGATCATTGGCaaattttgaacaatttgCACATACATTTAATTGTTCGTCGAATACAACAATGAATCCGGAAAGGAAATGTGTTTTATGGTGA